Proteins encoded by one window of Xyrauchen texanus isolate HMW12.3.18 chromosome 24, RBS_HiC_50CHRs, whole genome shotgun sequence:
- the LOC127617934 gene encoding leucine zipper putative tumor suppressor 2 homolog, with translation MALVQALPVPTDHPKPSADIQQCCSVSHSPTVCAAGNMGSVSSLISGRTYQERHCRAISEFGAKYRKPTPATSCFLQQEDTLCSASSQEQLLNNQPPLPAKNKSSALISAGNGNYGYLSDEPVGDWNDNHVTACSPCSDTEEPPDNRGMNGNIGGPPPKLIPVSGRLEKSMEKILIRPTAFKPVMPKNRNSVQYLSPRSGDSLSESQASLNLLLPGGVAGLVCAEKRNSYSGGRNARSSQSCTMSDSGRNSLSSLPTYSSTGYSLAQSEVSSGQIETTRSSGGHGHSNSDSGRSSSSKSTGSLSGRGQPLSDSGSCGRSPAPGEGYEGVIRELEEKLRERDLELQQLRENLDENEAAICQVYEEKQKRCEQEMEDLRQSCASKMKQVQVKAQRAQQVLQLQVFQLQQEKKKLQEDFSQLLQEREALEKRCASFEREQTQLGPRLEETKWEVCQKSGEISLLKQQLKDIQAELGQKTSEILALKAQLREARSELQASQAHLQEAHATVHTRTLELEVCENELQRRKSEAELLREKVGRLEVESLRFKEALAVPTSQALPPKGQCKSLPLPQNRGITHGISPAFRDNSSEEQLLAYESDEAKVQRQSVDVFHGLRQQVERLRAELMYERRRSEDQLETFDDERRVWQEEKDKVIRYQKQLQQNYIQMYRRNRDLERVMRELSLELENRDMEEFDMRNNEIHFEEITATEI, from the exons ATGGCTCTAGTTCAGGCTCTGCCTGTGCCCACTGATCACCCAAAGCCCAGTGCTGACATCCAGCAGTGCTGCTCAGTATCTCACTCCCCCACTGTGTGTGCGGCAGGAAACATGGGTTCCGTAAGCAGCCTCATCTCTGGACGTACCTACCAGGAGCGCCACTGCCGAGCCATCAGCGAATTTGGCGCTAAATATCGTAAACCCACACCAGCCACTAGCTGCTTCCTACAGCAAGAGGACACACTCTGCAGTGCCAGTTCACAGGAGCAGCTCCTCAACAACCAGCCTCCTTTACCTGCTAAGAACAAGTCCTCTGCCCTAATTTCTGCTGGCAATGGCAACTATGGCTATTTGAGTGATGAGCCAGTGGGGGACTGGAATGATAATCATGTGACTGCATGCAGCCCTTGCAGTGATACTGAAGAGCCTCCTGATAACAGAGGCATGAATGGTAACATTGGTGGCCCTCCGCCCAAGCTCATCCCTGTGTCTGGCAGGCTGGAAAAG AGTATGGAGAAGATACTAATCCGACCCACTGCCTTTAAGCCTGTCATGCCTAAGAATCGCAATTCTGTGCAGTACTTGTCTCCACGCTCAGGGGACAGTCTGTCTGAAAGCCAGGCCAGTCTCAACCTCCTACTCCCTGGTGGGGTAGCAGGGTTGGTTTGTGCCGAGAAGCGTAACTCGTATAGTGGGGGTCGCAATGCACGGAGTAGCCAGTCCTGCACCATGTCTGACTCAGGCCGCAACTCTCTCTCCAGCCTGCCCACCTACAGCAGCACTGGGTACAGCCTGGCACAGAGCGAAGTATCCTCTGGCCAGATTGAAACCACACGCTCTAGTGGTGGCCATGGACACTCTAATTCTGACAGCGGTCGATCATCATCAAGTAAGAGCACAGGGTCTTTAAGTGGGCGAGGTCAGCCACTGTCAGACAGCGGATCATGTGGGCGGTCCCCTGCTCCAGGGGAAGGATATGAAGGTGTTATTCGTGAACTAGAGGAGAAACTGCGGGAGCGAGACCTGGAGCTACAGCAACTCCGGGAGAACCTGGATGAGAATGAGGCAGCCATTTGTCAG GTGTATGAGGAGAAGCAGAAACGCTGCGAACAGGAGATGGAAGATCTTCGGCAGAGCTGTGCATCAAAAATGAAGCAGGTGCAGGTGAAGGCACAACGTGCGCAACAGGTTCTGCAGCTGCAAGTATTTCAGCTGCAGCAGGAGAAAAAGAAACTGCAGGAGGATTTTTCCCAGCTGCTGCAGGAAAGGGAGGCACTGGAAAAGAGATGTGCTTCTTTTGAGAGAGAACAGACTCAACTAGGTCCCCGTCTAGAGGAAACAAAGTGGGAG GTATGTCAAAAGTCAGGGGAGATCTCTCTGTTGAAGCAGCAGCTGAAGGACATACAGGCAGAGCTTGGTCAGAAGACCAGTGAGATCCTTGCTTTGAAGGCTCAGTTGAGAGAGGCTCGATCTGAACTGCAAGCCAGCCAGGCTCATTTGCAAGAAGCCCATGCAACAGTCCATACCCGCACACTAGAACTGGAGGTTTGTGAAAATGAGCTGCAGCGCCGTAAGAGTGAAGCAGAGCTCTTGCGAGAGAAGGTAGGCCGTTTGGAGGTAGAGTCTCTCCGCTTCAAAGAGGCCCTGGCTGTGCCCACGTCCCAAGCTCTTCCTCCTAAAGGCCAATGCAAGAGTTTACCCCTGCCTCAAAACCGGGGGATCACTCATGGTATTAGCCCTGCTTTCCGGGACAACAGCAGTGAAGAGCAGCTTCTTGCATATGAGAGCGATGAAGCGAAGGTGCAACGACAGAGCGTGGATGTGTTTCATGGTCTCCGTCAGCAGGTGGAGCGACTGCGAGCGGAGTTGATGTATGAGAGGAGGCGGAGCGAGGACCAGCTGGAGACTTTTGATGATGAGCGCAGGGTGTGGCAGGAGGAGAAAGACAAGGTGATCCGTTACCAGAAGCAGCTGCAACAGAACTACATACAGATGTACCGGCGAAACCGTGACCTGGAGCGTGTTATGAGGGAGCTTAGTCTGGAGCTGGAGAATAGGGACATGGAGGAGTTTGACATGCGAAACAACGAGATCCACTTTGAGGAGATCACTGCCACTGAAATCTAG